A single region of the Caldisericaceae bacterium genome encodes:
- a CDS encoding CYTH domain-containing protein: MVEYEVKLTASRKVLERIENDAEIVSWNVVRLSPIKLVSHYYDTEDFKLLFNNFAFRLREEGSRKLLTLKSNGIVKDGIYVRQEHEVELDHENFLSKSFLRKHFPSVYEVIKNDNLVEVLTIVNYRHPLLLTKNHSELELDLDYLYFVKGKKKVEYYEVEIELKKGRAEDLIECMSLLQEKYNLKFSGASKYELGLRCFNEIPCS; the protein is encoded by the coding sequence ATGGTAGAATATGAAGTAAAACTTACGGCTTCTCGTAAGGTTTTAGAACGCATAGAAAACGATGCGGAAATAGTATCTTGGAATGTTGTGCGCCTCTCCCCTATAAAACTCGTGAGCCATTATTACGACACTGAAGATTTTAAACTCCTTTTTAACAATTTTGCATTTCGTCTCCGTGAAGAAGGATCAAGAAAGTTACTTACTTTGAAATCCAATGGTATAGTTAAAGATGGTATTTATGTAAGGCAAGAGCATGAAGTTGAACTTGACCATGAAAATTTTTTATCAAAGAGTTTCCTTAGGAAGCACTTTCCGAGTGTTTATGAAGTCATTAAAAACGATAATTTAGTTGAGGTATTAACAATTGTAAACTACAGACACCCCTTGCTTTTAACAAAGAATCATTCGGAACTTGAATTAGACCTTGATTATTTGTATTTTGTAAAGGGGAAAAAGAAAGTTGAGTATTACGAAGTAGAAATTGAGCTTAAAAAAGGAAGAGCAGAAGACCTTATTGAATGCATGTCTCTTTTACAGGAGAAATATAATTTGAAATTTTCTGGGGCATCAAAGTACGAGTTAGGCTTACGTTGTTTTAACGAGATTCCCTGTTCCTAA